The following are from one region of the Paraglaciecola sp. L1A13 genome:
- a CDS encoding MATE family efflux transporter: MSSSRDLTRPPVHKVLAKLTLPMILGIIAVLSVSLIDTYFVSQLGTEHLAALSFSFPVTMSISSLAIGLGVGAASAVSRAVGSNDTDHAKRLSTDSLLLGIVVVMVVAVVGYLNVKPLLSLLGASSDVLELGARYMRIWFISVPFLVVPMIANALIRSVGDAFWPSLVMIGSAAINIISTPILIFGWGVIPAFNIEGAALGTLFAQVLTLFASLAILVIREKLISFHLASKEELLASWRSLLSIAVPAAAGNMVNPLCIAIVTAIIASFGEKSVAAFGLATRIEFFAVIPMLALSSAIGPLAGQNWGAHKILRIIDGLKISYWVCLAWTGLLSVFLWFWAPAIISGFSSDPAVTDDALLYLRIIPISVWGYGIVIVAAAAFNSIGKAKVGLGYYIIRSALFYVPLSWLGAMYAKVAYVFIGIALANVVSGIAIAVYSIWWLKRTAAKNSQT; this comes from the coding sequence TTGTCCTCATCTCGCGACTTAACTCGCCCGCCCGTTCACAAGGTATTGGCTAAACTCACTTTACCTATGATCCTTGGCATCATCGCTGTGTTATCGGTGTCATTAATTGATACCTACTTTGTTAGCCAGCTCGGTACAGAACATCTTGCCGCCTTGTCGTTTAGCTTCCCAGTTACCATGAGTATATCTAGCTTGGCTATTGGCTTAGGCGTTGGTGCAGCCTCTGCCGTGTCGCGCGCAGTCGGCTCGAATGATACAGATCACGCAAAACGCTTGTCTACTGACAGTCTACTGCTGGGTATAGTCGTAGTCATGGTGGTTGCTGTGGTCGGTTATCTCAATGTTAAACCGCTGCTTAGTTTGCTTGGGGCCTCATCAGACGTATTGGAGCTTGGTGCCCGCTATATGCGTATTTGGTTTATTTCAGTACCATTTTTAGTGGTACCCATGATTGCCAATGCGTTAATACGGTCTGTAGGTGATGCTTTTTGGCCAAGCTTAGTGATGATTGGATCAGCGGCCATTAATATTATTTCTACGCCAATTTTAATATTCGGCTGGGGCGTCATACCTGCCTTCAATATAGAAGGCGCAGCATTAGGTACTCTATTCGCTCAGGTACTCACTTTATTTGCTTCGTTAGCCATACTGGTTATCCGCGAAAAGCTAATAAGCTTTCATCTTGCCAGTAAAGAAGAGCTCTTAGCTTCATGGCGCTCGTTGCTATCAATAGCAGTACCTGCAGCAGCCGGCAATATGGTGAATCCACTGTGTATCGCCATTGTTACCGCCATTATCGCTTCGTTCGGCGAAAAATCTGTTGCGGCCTTTGGTTTAGCGACTCGAATTGAATTTTTTGCGGTCATTCCTATGCTCGCATTATCTTCAGCCATAGGTCCGTTGGCAGGACAAAACTGGGGAGCACATAAAATACTCCGCATCATCGATGGGTTAAAAATAAGCTATTGGGTATGTCTCGCCTGGACAGGACTGCTAAGTGTTTTTTTGTGGTTCTGGGCACCCGCCATCATCTCTGGATTCTCGTCTGATCCTGCGGTTACCGATGACGCACTTTTATATCTGCGTATTATACCCATCAGCGTCTGGGGTTACGGTATTGTCATTGTCGCAGCTGCTGCTTTTAATTCGATCGGTAAGGCGAAAGTAGGCTTAGGCTATTATATTATTCGCTCGGCATTATTTTATGTGCCTTTGTCATGGTTAGGCGCAATGTATGCCAAAGTCGCTTATGTCTTTATTGGCATAGCACTAGCCAACGTGGTGTCTGGCATTGCGATAGCTGTCTACTCGATATGGTGGTTAAAGCGCACTGCTGCAAAAAACTCACAAACGTAA
- the prmA gene encoding 50S ribosomal protein L11 methyltransferase, producing MPWIQLIIDTQAKDAEQVGDMLSANGAQAVTFVDAKDTPMYEPKPGEVMLWPETQVVGLYEADHDMDGVVARLSKSKVLGANFPHKLDQLEDKDWEREWMDNFHPMRFGERLWICPSWRDVPDPSAVNVMLDPGLAFGTGTHPTTALCLRWLDALELTNKLVVDFGCGSGILGIAAIKLGAERVVGIDIDPQALLSSQTNADRNHIGDKIELYLPQHQPELQADVVLANILAGPLRDLREVITAYCKSGGKLVLSGILAEQAQDINDLYSQDFDMEPIEIDGEWARVSGKRK from the coding sequence ATGCCTTGGATCCAACTCATTATCGATACACAAGCCAAAGATGCTGAACAAGTCGGCGACATGCTAAGTGCCAATGGTGCCCAAGCTGTTACCTTTGTTGACGCGAAAGACACACCCATGTACGAGCCGAAACCAGGCGAAGTGATGTTGTGGCCTGAAACCCAAGTGGTGGGTTTGTATGAAGCCGATCACGATATGGATGGGGTAGTTGCCAGGCTTAGTAAATCAAAAGTGCTAGGCGCTAATTTTCCTCATAAACTTGACCAGTTAGAAGATAAAGACTGGGAGCGAGAATGGATGGATAACTTTCATCCTATGCGTTTTGGCGAGCGATTATGGATTTGCCCAAGCTGGCGTGATGTACCTGACCCTTCAGCGGTTAACGTTATGCTCGACCCTGGATTAGCATTTGGTACCGGAACGCACCCAACAACAGCTCTCTGTTTACGTTGGTTAGATGCCTTAGAGCTAACGAATAAGTTGGTAGTCGACTTTGGCTGTGGCTCTGGCATATTAGGTATCGCCGCGATTAAACTAGGTGCTGAACGTGTAGTGGGTATCGACATCGACCCGCAAGCCTTGTTATCGAGCCAGACCAATGCCGACCGCAATCACATTGGTGATAAAATCGAGCTATATTTACCGCAACATCAACCTGAACTGCAAGCTGATGTGGTGCTGGCTAATATTCTTGCTGGACCACTGCGGGACTTACGAGAAGTGATCACGGCTTACTGTAAATCAGGTGGCAAGCTAGTATTGTCCGGTATTTTGGCTGAACAAGCTCAAGACATAAATGACCTCTACAGCCAAGATTTCGACATGGAGCCTATCGAGATTGATGGGGAGTGGGCTCGAGTATCGGGTAAGCGTAAATAA
- the accC gene encoding acetyl-CoA carboxylase biotin carboxylase subunit produces MLDKVLIANRGEIALRILRACKELGIKTVAVHSTADESLKHVLLADETICIGKASATESYLNIPRIIAAAEITNSVAIHPGYGFLAESADFAEAVERSGFIFIGPKAETISLMGDKVSAIKSMKAAGVPCVPGSDGPLGDNEERNKEIAKRIGYPIIVKAAGGGGGRGMRVVRNEDELISSIAATKGEAGAAFNNDVVYMEKFLENPRHVEIQILADGQGNAIHLGERDCSMQRRHQKVVEEAPAPGITEEMRARIGARCCQACVDIGYRGAGTFEFLFENDEFYFIEMNTRIQVEHPVSEMITGIDLIKEQLRIADGQKLSITQDQVHIRGHAIECRINAEDPDTFIPSPGKINMFHSPGGLGVRWDSHIYAGYTVPPNYDSMIGKLITYGETREVAIARMRHALGELVIEGIKTNIPLQQRIMADEAFAAGGANIHYLEKKLGLGGH; encoded by the coding sequence AGTGCACTCCACCGCTGATGAAAGTTTGAAACATGTGCTTTTGGCTGATGAAACCATTTGTATTGGTAAAGCATCCGCAACCGAAAGTTATTTAAATATTCCACGTATTATTGCGGCTGCAGAAATTACTAATTCTGTTGCTATTCACCCTGGTTACGGCTTTCTTGCAGAAAGTGCAGATTTTGCCGAGGCAGTTGAACGCAGTGGTTTTATCTTTATTGGACCAAAAGCTGAAACCATTAGTTTGATGGGTGACAAAGTGTCAGCGATTAAATCAATGAAAGCCGCTGGTGTACCTTGTGTTCCTGGGTCTGATGGACCTTTAGGCGACAATGAAGAGCGTAACAAAGAAATTGCAAAGCGCATCGGTTACCCGATAATCGTTAAAGCTGCAGGCGGCGGCGGTGGTCGTGGTATGCGTGTTGTTCGCAACGAAGATGAGTTAATCTCATCAATTGCGGCGACAAAAGGTGAGGCTGGTGCAGCATTCAATAATGACGTTGTGTACATGGAAAAATTCCTTGAGAACCCACGCCACGTTGAAATTCAAATATTGGCTGATGGGCAAGGCAACGCGATTCACTTAGGTGAGCGTGACTGTTCTATGCAGCGCCGTCATCAAAAAGTCGTTGAAGAAGCGCCAGCACCTGGCATTACCGAAGAGATGCGTGCTCGAATTGGCGCGCGTTGTTGCCAAGCTTGTGTTGATATAGGTTATCGTGGAGCGGGTACGTTTGAGTTCTTATTTGAAAACGACGAGTTCTATTTCATCGAAATGAATACGCGTATTCAAGTTGAGCACCCTGTATCAGAAATGATCACTGGTATCGATTTGATTAAAGAGCAACTGCGTATCGCTGATGGTCAAAAATTATCCATCACTCAAGATCAGGTACATATTCGTGGTCATGCGATTGAATGTCGTATTAATGCTGAAGATCCAGATACCTTCATTCCAAGCCCAGGTAAAATCAATATGTTCCATTCTCCTGGTGGGTTAGGTGTGCGCTGGGATTCGCATATATATGCGGGTTATACCGTGCCGCCTAACTATGATTCTATGATAGGTAAATTGATCACTTACGGCGAAACCCGTGAAGTGGCGATTGCCCGCATGCGTCATGCATTGGGTGAGTTGGTTATTGAAGGAATTAAAACGAATATCCCACTTCAGCAGCGTATTATGGCAGATGAAGCCTTCGCCGCTGGTGGTGCTAACATTCATTATCTTGAAAAGAAATTGGGCCTAGGCGGTCACTAA
- a CDS encoding PEP-CTERM sorting domain-containing protein — protein MKKTIKHIALATSILLTSNQAMATLLTGGDFSNTCNVSAWDQFGNVSVSGTPGNCAATLSVNDTVDFEAELSQGLSLVSGTDYLLNINFSVDTTLIDSTFDDEFSISLFNQDFDYVELFSMPIVSMQSFTESLAIQASELSSYVNQDWSLSFYMFDGFAVDDNQSSVSISFTALEEVATDVPEPSTLAFLLLGCAGVLSRKKISQAFSSKSLQTRSLNAQTTVEISQ, from the coding sequence ATGAAGAAAACCATTAAACACATCGCTCTCGCCACCAGTATTTTGCTGACCTCTAACCAAGCAATGGCCACTTTGTTAACAGGTGGCGATTTCTCTAATACCTGTAATGTCAGTGCCTGGGATCAATTTGGAAATGTCTCGGTTAGTGGCACGCCAGGTAATTGTGCCGCGACCTTAAGTGTCAATGATACGGTTGATTTTGAAGCCGAACTATCACAAGGATTGTCATTAGTTAGTGGCACTGATTATCTTTTAAATATTAATTTTAGTGTCGACACCACGCTGATTGACTCGACATTCGATGACGAGTTTTCTATCAGTCTTTTTAATCAAGATTTTGACTATGTGGAGTTATTCTCCATGCCCATCGTGTCTATGCAGAGCTTTACTGAATCATTAGCGATACAAGCATCTGAGCTGAGCAGTTACGTTAATCAAGACTGGTCACTATCGTTTTATATGTTCGACGGTTTTGCTGTCGATGATAATCAATCTTCTGTATCTATTAGCTTTACTGCCCTAGAAGAGGTGGCGACAGATGTGCCTGAACCATCAACTTTAGCATTTTTACTACTGGGCTGTGCAGGTGTGTTGAGTCGTAAAAAAATCTCTCAAGCATTTTCCAGTAAATCGTTGCAAACCAGATCTCTAAACGCGCAAACCACTGTTGAGATAAGCCAATGA